A genomic stretch from Primulina huaijiensis isolate GDHJ02 chromosome 14, ASM1229523v2, whole genome shotgun sequence includes:
- the LOC140956714 gene encoding auxilin-related protein 1-like, which yields MDDLDTLARDFGFGPRGKSNPMRSDSADRSRPAAQSSFDDPLFDDVFGGPSKYSPSLKSNANSNKQSAMSDFDYDSIFKSSEQKSNNSNSKKSSLPVYDKPVYDDDIFDGLPGLKSKPASTTAKFDTDSLGINKSKNDHTDFDDLLGNLRRNEKVGQSNKSSSAKKTSAPQSFDDLLDGFGSSTSATGDRPIPESAWGSVPASGSKQRPDVADDPFVILESTSAKGSSSSRLFTDPLEETSKSENSRSTRAEVTSGSGKAFDDLDPLNNFGNSMHTYSTEREIGGKDVSPPRSTKSQTGTTREQKGNTSFGYSESDMEKKVPLDHFQEPPLFDVPNASADFQKSFGQTASSPVYYETGAEFDMSYSSSGQGQQSDEIWLTVSEIPLFTQPTNAPPPSRPPPPIPRQAIRSETSYFSSSSNKKNGDFFSSPSYPQYSQSPKLTPSAAQGKTVSQFDELEDFAKGFPRYGVDESTNLHSNEEANTFSAAAASAAAMKDAMDKAEAKFRYAKEVREREYAKGAKSKESVQMEKEEQDWQDGELGETQERVDHERKQKEDEEREKRRLEREREIEREKARQAVERATREARERAAAEARARAASEARLKTERAAVQRVQAEARERAAAEAKDRAEKAAAEARERATAVEAKERAERAAAEARERAAAAEARERAERAAAEARDRAATAEAREKEIANKAAAAKAEAEAKRRTERAAFERAAAEARERAVVDARERAAAAAKANQRKNDNDLDSFFGMGRASSAPRARENSTDSMFNQQFPYKGASEATKKTSSGVSSNIKRASSTTNIIDDLSSIFGAAPSSGEFQEIEGETDERRRARWEREQRTHERATQALAEKNKRDIQAQRDQEERHRIAETLDIEIKRWAAGKEGNLRALLSTLQYVLWPECGWQPVSLTDLIMGASVKKVYRKATLCIHPDKVQQKGATLQQKYIAEKVFDLLKEAWNKFNSEELF from the exons AAATCAAACCCTATGAGGTCCGATTCGGCCGATCGTTCCCGTCCTGCCGCTCAATCATCCTTTGACGATCCATTGTTCGACGACGTCTTTGGGGGCCCCTCCAAGTACTCTCCCAGCTTAAAGTCAAATGCTAATAGCAACAAGCAATCGGCTATGAGTGATTTCGATTATGATTCAATTTTCAAATCTTCGGAGCAAAAGAGCAACAATAGCAATAGTAAGAAATCGTCGTTGCCTGTGTACGATAAGCCTGTATACGATGATGACATATTTGATGGGTTGCCAGGGTTGAAGAGCAAACCTGCATCTACAACGGCGAAGTTTGATACTGACTCTTTGGGTATAAATAAGAGCAAAAATGATCATACTGATTTTGATGATCTATTGGGGAACTTGAGGAGAAATGAAAAGGTTGGCCAGAGCAACAAAAGCAGTTCTGCCAAGAAAACCTCAGCTCCACAAAGTTTTGACGATTTGTTAGACGGGTTTGGGAGCAGCACTTCTGCTACTGGCGACAG ACCGATACCAGAGTCTGCTTGGGGCTCTGTACCAGCTTCAGGTTCAAAGCAAAGGCCTGATGTAGCGGATGATCCATTTGTCATTTTAGAATCAACTTCAGCTAAAGGTTCTTCATCATCCAGGTTATTTACAGATCCTCTGGAGGAAACCAGTAAGTCTGAAAACTCTAGGAGTACAAGAGCTGAAGTCACATCCGGTAGTGGTAAAGCATTTGATGACTTAGATCCCCTCAATAATTTCGGAAACTCTATGCACACATACTCCACCGAAAGAGAAATTGGAGGGAAGGATGTCAGTCCTCCGAGATCAACAAAATCACAAACTGGTACAACCAGAGAGCAGAAGGGAAACACTTCTTTTGGGTATTCAGAAAGCGATATGGAAAAGAAAGTTCCTCTTGACCACTTCCAGGAACCTCCCTTGTTTGATGTGCCAAATGCTTCAGCTGATTTCCAGAAATCTTTTGGTCAAACTGCTTCATCTCCCGTATACTATGAAACAGGCGCAGAGTTTGATATGTCTTATTCATCATCAGGGCAGGGACAACAATCCGATGAAATATGGTTAACTGTATCAGAGATCCCCCTTTTCACGCAACCAACAAATGCTCCGCCTCCATCACGACCTCCTCCACCTATACCTCGACAAGCTATAAGATCGGAAACAAGTTACTTTTCTTCAAGCTCAAACAAGAAGAATGGTGATTTCTTTTCATCTCCAAGTTACCCTCAGTATTCTCAAAGTCCTAAGCTCACTCCTTCTGCTGCCCAGGGTAAAACAGTTTCACAATTTGATGAACTTGAGGATTTTGCGAAGGGTTTCCCCAGATACGGTGTTGACGAAAGCACCAATCTTCATTCCAATGAAGAAGCAAATACATTCTCTGCAGCTGCTGCATCTGCAGCTGCTATGAAGGATGCTATGGATAAAGCCGAGGCTAAATTTCGATATGCTAAGGAAGTACGTGAAAGAGAATACGCGAAGGGTGCGAAAAGTAAGGAATCGGTGCAGATGGAAAAAGAGGAACAAGATTGGCAGGATGGAGAACTCGGGGAAACCCAGGAGAGGGTGGACCATGAAAGGAAACAAAAGGAAGATGAAGAGAGAGAAAAGAGGAGACTTGAGAGGGAGAGGGAGATTGAAAGGGAGAAGGCAAGACAAGCCGTGGAAAGGGCTACTAGGGAAGCACGTGAACGAGCAGCAGCTGAGGCACGTGCAAGAGCAGCTTCTGAGGCTCGGCTTAAAACTGAAAGAGCAGCAGTTCAGAGGGTACAAGCTGAGGCCCGGGAAAGAGCTGCTGCAGAAGCTAAAGACAGAGCAGAAAAGGCCGCTGCAGAAGCCCGGGAAAGGGCAACCGCTGTAGAAGCTAAAGAAAGGGCAGAAAGGGCTGCTGCTGAAGCTAGAGAGAGAGCTGCTGCTGCTGAAGCTAGGGAGAGAGCTGAAAGGGCTGCTGCTGAAGCTAGGGACAGAGCTGCTACTGCAGAAGCTAGGGAAAAAGAAATAGCAAATAAAGCTGCTGCGGCAAAGGCTGAAGCCGAAGCTAAACGTCGAACTGAAAGGGCTGCTTTTGAAAGGGCTGCAGCTGAGGCTCGGGAGAGAGCTGTTGTGGATGCCCGAGAAAGGGCAGCCGCAGCTGCAAAAGCAAATCAACGGAAGAATGATAATGATCTCGATTCCTTTTTTGGCATGGGTCGAGCAAGCAGTGCACCAAGAGCACGAGAAAATTCAACT GATTCAATGTTCAATCAGCAATTTCCGTACAAGGGAGCATCTGAAGCTACAAAGAAGACATCCAGTGGCGTCTCATCCAATATTAAGAGAGCTTCATCCACTACTAATATCATCGATGATCTATCTTCGATTTTTGGAG CTGCCCCATCATCTGGAGAATTCCAAGAGATCGAAGGTGAAACTGATGAAAGACGAAGAGCTAGATGGGAGCGCGAACAACGCACTCATGAGCGAGCG ACCCAAGCACTGGCTGAGAAGAATAAGCGGGACATTCAAGCTCAAAGGGATCAGGAAGAAAGACAT AGGATTGCTGAAACACTAGATATTGAAATCAAACGTTGGGCTGCTGGCAAAGAAGGAAATTTACGTGCTCTTCTGTCAACTTTGCAATAT GTGCTCTGGCCTGAATGTGGCTGGCAGCCCGTTTCATTGACAGATTTGATCATGGGTGCCTCTGTCAAAAAAGTATATCGGAAAGCTACTCTTTGCATTCATCCTGACAAGGTGCAGCAAAAGGGCGCTACTCTCCAACAGAAGTATATTGCAGAGAAGGTTTTTGATCTGCTCAAG GAGGCCTGGAATAAGTTCAACTCAGAGGAGCTCTTCTAA
- the LOC140957585 gene encoding uncharacterized protein, giving the protein MLENLSVDSSAAAANIATVKRYAPPNQRNRLLGRRKSGGDRLERANTYANDGERNHISSTKTNSTVDHGDAGANKRSGESHRSRLIPLHGCSNSEAFQLLNNRWTAAMSAYNNLPEDSVERPVLYTKKSASALGQAFLPHMIIQPTVSSGLQRDFLSELRQAMNNANSGKH; this is encoded by the exons ATGCTGGAAAACCTGAGCGTTGATTCTTCGGCAGCCGCCGCCAATATTGCCACCGTCAAGCGCTACGCCCCACCTAATCAGCG GAATCGGTTGCTCGGCAGACGCAAGTCCGGAGGAG ATCGACTAGAACGGGCAAACACGTATGCTAATGATGGAGAGAGAAACCACATTAGTTCTACGAAAACTAATTCTACGGTCGATCATGGAGATGCTGGTGCTAACAAACGTTCTGGTGAAAGTCATCGCTCGAGACTAATTCCTTTACACGGATGCTCAAACAGTGAAGCTTTTCAGCTTTTGAACAATC GTTGGACAGCTGCTATGAGTGCATACAACAATTTGCCTGAAGATTCAGTCG AAAGGCCAGTTTTGTACACAAAGAAGAGTGCATCAGCCTTGGGCCAAGCATTTCTTCCTCATATG ATAATCCAGCCAACTGTTTCTAGTGGTTTGCAAAGGGATTTCTTGAGCGAACTCCGACAGGCAATGAACAATGCAAATTCTGGTAAACACTAA